The Mycolicibacterium aurum genome segment CCGACTGGACGAGCGCAGAGTCGACGAACCGCTGCACGGGCCGGGACTCGAAGAACCCGGTGTGGCCACCCTGGTACCAGACGATCTCGGGTCGCCCCCAGTGTTCCCAGAGACGCACGACCTGTTCGCGGGGGTGCACGAGTTGATCGGCCACCCCTGCATAGATGAAGCGGCCCCTGTCGGGCACCCGAGGACTGAGCGACAATGGCGACACCATCCGCCCGAGCGGTTCGGCCAACGTCACCGTTTCGCGGCGCGGATCGCTGCGGCCGATACCTGCGTGGCGGCTCAGCAGGCCGGTCAGATCGGCGACCGGCACGCCCAGGATTGCGACGGTGAGACCGTCCTCGACACTGGCCACCAACGACGACACGTAGCCACCGAGAGAGATGCTGTTCAACCCGATCCGAGCATCGTTCTGCTGCAGCCGAATCCACGACAGCAGTCGCCGCACATCCCACACCGCCTGCGCGGCGGCATGGACGTTGTCGAGCACGTCCTCGCCGGGAAACGCGGCTCCCTTGGGCAGGCCGGCCCCTCGCGGCCCGTGCAACGGGAGAACCGGAAGGACGACATTGAGACCGAGATCCTCGTGAAGATGCCACGCGCGGACCAGCGTGAGGTCCAGAAAACCCCGTCCCATGAGTGCGCCGTGCACGCACACCAACCACGGCCTCGGGCTCCGGTGGCGCAGGAGCAGAGCATATTCGCGGCGGTTGGCGGCGTACCCCATCCATCGATCGCGGCCAGGTTCTCCCACCGCGGGCTCGTAGCCGCTGTCGAAGACCAGACGCTCGAACGAGCGCCCGCGCACCTTCACCGGCCGGACCGTCACATCGGTCAACGGTGGCGGCGCCGCGAAGAACTGCTCCGGTGTGTCCAGATATCCACGCGCTCCGTAGAACTCGATGGCTTGTTGCACTTCCTGACTGATCCGTTGGAACACCTGCGTGTCGCTGAGGGGGCGAATCAGTCGGAAGCCGGTGAGCACGATCTCGTCACGCAGTGCCTGCACCGCCAGCGCGAGGGTGGGCCGCGCCAGCGGAAGTTCGGCCCGTTCGGCGTCGAGATAGTCCCGCCAGGATCGC includes the following:
- a CDS encoding alpha/beta hydrolase family protein, with the translated sequence MAATGSDDGALAVPPPSANRGPGALDYVVRPLRRAGGFYARSWRDYLDAERAELPLARPTLALAVQALRDEIVLTGFRLIRPLSDTQVFQRISQEVQQAIEFYGARGYLDTPEQFFAAPPPLTDVTVRPVKVRGRSFERLVFDSGYEPAVGEPGRDRWMGYAANRREYALLLRHRSPRPWLVCVHGALMGRGFLDLTLVRAWHLHEDLGLNVVLPVLPLHGPRGAGLPKGAAFPGEDVLDNVHAAAQAVWDVRRLLSWIRLQQNDARIGLNSISLGGYVSSLVASVEDGLTVAILGVPVADLTGLLSRHAGIGRSDPRRETVTLAEPLGRMVSPLSLSPRVPDRGRFIYAGVADQLVHPREQVVRLWEHWGRPEIVWYQGGHTGFFESRPVQRFVDSALVQSGLIDA